Proteins encoded within one genomic window of Vicinamibacterales bacterium:
- a CDS encoding type II toxin-antitoxin system VapC family toxin: MVEARPPRGLIDTSVVIDLPGIDLDQLPVEVAISAITLAELAAGTHATSDSAERAKRQDRLQRAEATFEPLPVDASVARAYGRVYAAVVAAGRKARGRRVVDLLIAATAVAADLPLYTRNPDDFAGLSDLLRVVSI; this comes from the coding sequence GTGGTTGAGGCACGCCCGCCACGCGGCTTGATTGACACGTCGGTCGTCATCGACTTGCCAGGGATCGATCTGGACCAGTTGCCTGTGGAAGTCGCGATCTCGGCGATCACACTGGCGGAACTCGCGGCGGGCACCCACGCAACCTCCGATTCCGCGGAACGTGCAAAGCGCCAGGACCGGCTTCAACGAGCGGAGGCCACGTTCGAGCCGCTGCCAGTCGACGCGAGCGTGGCCCGCGCGTACGGCCGCGTCTACGCTGCCGTCGTGGCGGCCGGACGCAAGGCACGTGGCCGCCGGGTGGTGGACCTCTTGATTGCTGCGACGGCAGTCGCGGCTGATCTCCCCTTGTACACGCGGAATCCGGATGACTTCGCCGGGCTCTCGGATTTGCTCCGGGTCGTCTCGATCTAG
- a CDS encoding alanine--glyoxylate aminotransferase family protein, which translates to MSDRLLLGPGPSPVAPRVMRAMTAPVLSHLDPAMMAILDDVRARLGRVFHAADGAFSFAVSGTGTAGMETAIAALTRPGTRGVAVVNGYFGDRLAQMLQRYGADVTRVEGEWGRAVDPAQLEKGLAAGADVVTMVHAETSTGVLNPVGEMCRLAAARGARTIVDCVTSLGAMPVDAAGWGADAIYSCTQKGLGAPSGMAPVTFAAPLLSALDAAGADRRGRSFYFDLGLLRDYWIGRKYHHTISAPLVYALQEALVTVEEEGLEPRWQRHRDTHEAFVAALAGIGLELLPPEGERLWSLNAVRVPAGVDEAAVRAALLTDHGIEIGAGLGPLAGRIWRVGLMGSGSTRENVSRLVSALAGLVRR; encoded by the coding sequence ATGTCTGATCGCCTGCTGCTCGGCCCCGGGCCGAGCCCCGTCGCGCCGCGCGTCATGCGCGCGATGACCGCGCCCGTGCTCAGCCATCTCGACCCCGCGATGATGGCGATCCTCGACGACGTGCGCGCCCGGCTGGGCCGCGTGTTCCACGCCGCCGACGGCGCGTTCTCGTTCGCCGTGTCGGGCACCGGCACCGCCGGGATGGAGACCGCGATCGCCGCGCTGACGCGCCCGGGCACGCGCGGCGTCGCCGTCGTCAACGGCTATTTCGGCGATCGCCTCGCGCAGATGCTGCAGCGCTATGGCGCGGACGTGACCCGCGTCGAAGGGGAATGGGGGCGGGCTGTCGATCCCGCCCAGCTCGAGAAAGGACTCGCCGCCGGGGCCGATGTGGTGACGATGGTGCATGCCGAGACGTCGACCGGCGTGCTGAACCCGGTCGGCGAGATGTGCCGGCTGGCTGCGGCGCGCGGGGCCCGCACGATCGTCGACTGCGTGACCTCGCTCGGCGCGATGCCGGTCGACGCCGCGGGCTGGGGCGCCGACGCGATTTACAGCTGCACACAAAAGGGCCTCGGCGCGCCATCCGGAATGGCGCCGGTGACCTTCGCGGCGCCGCTGCTGTCGGCGCTCGACGCCGCCGGCGCCGACCGCCGCGGTCGATCGTTCTACTTCGATCTCGGCCTGCTGCGCGACTACTGGATCGGCCGCAAGTACCATCACACGATCAGCGCGCCGCTGGTCTACGCGCTCCAGGAGGCGCTCGTCACCGTCGAGGAAGAAGGGCTCGAGCCGCGGTGGCAGCGCCATCGCGACACCCACGAGGCGTTCGTCGCGGCGCTCGCCGGGATCGGCCTCGAGTTGCTGCCGCCGGAGGGCGAGCGGCTGTGGTCGTTGAATGCCGTCCGGGTACCGGCGGGCGTTGACGAGGCGGCGGTCCGCGCGGCGCTGCTGACGGACCACGGCATCGAGATCGGCGCCGGGCTCGGCCCCCTGGCGGGCCGGATCTGGCGCGTCGGTCTCATGGGATCCGGTTCGACCAGGGAGAACGTTTCACGGCTCGTCAGCGCGCTCGCCGGACTCGTCCGGCGTTAG
- a CDS encoding ABC transporter permease, whose product MPFIRFLVWRAAGAALLVFAVSSGAVLLAQLAPGDYAGVLGRNQATIAAERQRLGLDLPLAQQYGRWLRRAAALDLGVSLQTERPVGPLVLERARNTAALAIVALAVATAIGIPCGVVTGSRRGGGARLLRGASLVLLSTPSLVTSLLLLTLAAATGWLPVSGMDGPRHFVVPTLALALPVAAALERLQSRSLADVLARPASMAARARGIPDGRIVWRHAWRQSLGPVLAVYGVIVGSLFSGSFAVELVTSWPGLGDLMLGALMARDTNLVAGCAAAGAAFVAAGVFAAEVAHVLVDPRLTLSRAGHV is encoded by the coding sequence ATGCCGTTCATCCGCTTTCTCGTGTGGCGCGCGGCCGGCGCGGCGCTGCTCGTGTTCGCCGTCAGCTCGGGTGCGGTGCTGCTGGCGCAGCTCGCGCCGGGCGACTACGCCGGCGTGCTCGGGCGCAACCAGGCGACCATCGCCGCCGAGCGGCAGCGGCTGGGGCTCGACCTGCCGCTGGCGCAGCAGTACGGACGCTGGCTGCGGCGCGCCGCGGCGCTCGATCTGGGCGTGTCGCTGCAGACCGAGCGCCCGGTCGGACCGCTCGTGCTCGAGCGCGCGCGCAACACCGCGGCGCTGGCGATCGTGGCCCTGGCGGTCGCCACCGCGATCGGCATCCCCTGCGGCGTCGTGACCGGCAGCCGCCGCGGCGGCGGGGCGCGGCTGCTCCGCGGCGCGTCGCTCGTGCTGCTCTCGACGCCGTCGCTCGTCACCTCGCTGCTGCTGCTGACGCTGGCGGCGGCCACCGGATGGCTGCCCGTCTCGGGGATGGACGGTCCGCGTCATTTCGTGGTCCCGACGCTCGCGCTGGCGCTGCCGGTGGCGGCCGCGCTCGAGCGGCTGCAGTCGCGCTCGCTCGCCGACGTGCTGGCGCGTCCCGCGTCGATGGCGGCGCGCGCCCGCGGCATTCCCGACGGCCGGATCGTCTGGCGCCACGCGTGGCGGCAATCGCTCGGGCCGGTGCTCGCCGTCTACGGGGTGATCGTCGGTTCGCTGTTCAGCGGATCGTTCGCGGTGGAGCTGGTGACGTCGTGGCCGGGGCTCGGCGATCTGATGCTCGGCGCGCTGATGGCCCGCGACACGAACCTGGTGGCGGGCTGCGCCGCCGCGGGGGCGGCGTTCGTCGCGGCCGGCGTGTTCGCCGCCGAGGTCGCGCACGTGCTGGTCGACCCGCGGCTGACGCTGTCGCGAGCCGGGCATGTCTAG
- a CDS encoding ABC transporter permease subunit: protein MSRWRAALLAGTALVVLAGPALAPYDPARGFDGYPYAPPMRPHLVDDDGRWHRPFAYPVRVVDPLERRYAEDRSRRIGFAAADPWFLLGADGFGRDVLSRLLAGARLSLGVAALAGALALLLGAALGSAAAYAGGWVDAALMRAADFTLVLPAIYVVLALRGVLPLVLGTREVFTVLSGVLALIGWPAIARGVRGILVVEGRAEYAEAARALGATPARVIWRHLLPATRSFLGVQLAILVPAFVMAEATLSFAGFGFAPPAPSWGAMLRDAAHVGVAVDAPWLLAPGAALLLTVFVIHAMAGDEVSSGPGF, encoded by the coding sequence ATGTCTAGGTGGCGCGCGGCGCTGCTGGCCGGTACCGCGCTCGTGGTGCTCGCCGGGCCGGCGCTGGCGCCCTACGACCCGGCGCGCGGCTTCGACGGCTACCCGTACGCCCCGCCGATGCGGCCGCACCTCGTCGACGACGACGGCCGCTGGCACCGGCCGTTTGCGTACCCGGTCCGCGTCGTCGATCCGCTCGAACGGCGGTATGCCGAGGATCGATCGCGCCGGATCGGCTTCGCGGCGGCGGACCCGTGGTTCCTCCTCGGCGCCGACGGCTTCGGGCGCGACGTGCTCTCGCGGCTGCTGGCCGGTGCGCGTCTGTCGCTCGGCGTGGCCGCGCTCGCCGGCGCCCTGGCGCTGCTGCTCGGCGCGGCGCTCGGGTCCGCCGCCGCCTACGCCGGGGGATGGGTCGACGCGGCGCTGATGCGGGCCGCGGATTTCACGCTGGTGCTGCCGGCGATCTACGTCGTGCTGGCGCTGCGGGGCGTGCTGCCGCTGGTGCTGGGCACGCGCGAGGTCTTCACGGTGCTGAGCGGCGTGCTGGCGCTGATCGGCTGGCCGGCGATCGCGCGCGGTGTACGCGGAATTCTCGTCGTGGAGGGCAGGGCCGAGTACGCAGAAGCGGCACGCGCGCTTGGCGCGACGCCGGCGCGGGTGATCTGGCGGCATCTGCTGCCGGCGACGCGCAGCTTCCTGGGGGTGCAGCTGGCCATCCTGGTGCCGGCGTTCGTGATGGCGGAGGCGACGCTATCCTTTGCCGGATTTGGATTTGCGCCGCCGGCGCCGAGCTGGGGCGCGATGCTGCGGGACGCCGCGCACGTCGGCGTCGCGGTCGACGCGCCGTGGCTGCTCGCCCCCGGCGCGGCCCTGCTGTTGACGGTCTTCGTGATCCACGCCATGGCCGGGGACGAGGTGTCGTCGGGCCCTGGTTTCTGA
- a CDS encoding class I SAM-dependent methyltransferase, with the protein MSFSIERQSMKENRTLNYGVDAPVAVRNMLIVGALGIISLIARLLGVWSRQDAIAVIARPLMVGGLSCGAMALWMIYDSKIGKIRERDTYLDKINWNGHERVLDVGCGLGLFLIGAAKRLSTGRAVGIDKWQQEDLSGNNAAGTLRNAMIEGVADKVEVHTGDARKLPFPDASFDVVLSSNALHNIYNAGERQTAVREIARVLAPGGRVLIVDVRHTSKYAATLRDAGLTDARCVQGVFSYLLTLITFGSVRWGYVIGSRVIGSKS; encoded by the coding sequence GTGAGCTTCTCGATAGAGCGGCAAAGCATGAAAGAGAATCGGACTCTCAATTACGGCGTGGATGCCCCGGTGGCGGTGCGCAACATGCTCATCGTCGGGGCGCTGGGGATCATCTCGCTGATCGCGCGGCTGCTGGGCGTGTGGTCCCGCCAGGATGCCATCGCGGTGATCGCCCGGCCGTTGATGGTGGGCGGCCTGAGCTGCGGCGCGATGGCGTTGTGGATGATTTACGACAGCAAGATCGGGAAGATACGCGAGCGGGACACATATCTCGACAAGATCAACTGGAACGGACACGAGCGCGTGCTGGATGTGGGGTGCGGGCTGGGATTGTTTCTCATCGGCGCGGCCAAACGGCTCTCGACCGGCCGTGCCGTCGGCATCGACAAATGGCAGCAGGAAGATCTCAGCGGCAACAACGCAGCGGGCACGTTACGCAACGCGATGATCGAAGGTGTCGCCGATAAAGTCGAAGTGCACACCGGCGATGCGCGAAAACTTCCCTTCCCTGATGCCAGCTTCGACGTGGTGCTCTCGAGCAACGCGCTGCACAACATTTACAACGCGGGCGAGCGGCAGACCGCCGTGCGCGAAATCGCGCGCGTGTTGGCGCCTGGCGGGCGCGTGCTCATTGTCGACGTGCGGCACACGTCGAAATACGCCGCCACTTTGCGCGACGCAGGGCTGACGGATGCGCGCTGCGTGCAAGGCGTGTTCTCGTATCTGCTGACGCTGATCACGTTCGGCTCGGTGCGATGGGGCTACGTGATCGGCAGCAGGGTGATCGGCAGCAAATCGTGA
- a CDS encoding GNAT family protein codes for MEKMPFHEAQSMTNLQAVIAASRSDVTTSDWRHALPVLTGSLVTLRELRLSDAPSLLAMLSSEEVARFISPPPTTIDGFERFIAWTHRERAAGNYACFAVVPHGMDTAIGIFQVRQLEPGFGTAEWGFAIGSAFWGSGMFVDGARMVIDFAFETIKTHRLEARAAILNGRGNGALRKIGAMQEGILRKSFLRNGEYLDQALWTILDDDWRAQRTVWGPRVH; via the coding sequence ATGGAGAAGATGCCCTTCCACGAGGCACAGTCGATGACGAACCTCCAGGCCGTGATTGCCGCCAGCCGCTCGGATGTGACGACGTCGGACTGGAGGCACGCGCTTCCGGTGCTGACCGGGTCGCTGGTGACGCTCCGCGAGCTGCGGCTTTCGGACGCGCCCTCGCTCCTGGCGATGCTCTCGAGCGAGGAGGTGGCGCGCTTCATCTCGCCGCCGCCGACGACAATCGACGGGTTCGAGCGCTTCATCGCCTGGACCCACCGCGAGCGCGCGGCCGGCAACTACGCCTGCTTCGCGGTCGTACCGCACGGGATGGATACCGCGATCGGGATCTTCCAGGTGCGTCAGCTCGAGCCCGGCTTCGGCACCGCCGAGTGGGGCTTCGCGATCGGATCGGCGTTCTGGGGCTCCGGCATGTTCGTCGACGGTGCCCGGATGGTCATCGACTTCGCGTTCGAGACCATCAAGACACACCGCCTCGAGGCGCGTGCCGCGATCCTGAACGGCCGCGGCAACGGCGCGCTGCGGAAGATCGGCGCGATGCAGGAAGGCATCCTGCGCAAGTCGTTCCTCCGCAACGGCGAGTACCTCGATCAGGCGCTGTGGACCATCCTCGACGACGACTGGAGGGCGCAGCGCACGGTCTGGGGGCCGCGCGTCCACTGA
- the mtgA gene encoding monofunctional biosynthetic peptidoglycan transglycosylase, translating into MGFAYAAYLYLTLPDVRPLRAQNPTDTAFMRVRESAAHAQGKPVAKDQRWVTYARISPQLKRAVIATEDSAYWQHDGVDYDQLRDAVETDWEHGEFARGASTITQQLAKNLYLTPDKNPLRKLKELLITRRLEVELSKQRILEIYLNVIEWGDGVWGAEAAARRYFHTSAAELTAPEAALLAGAIANPHLMDPGHPSARLRRRQQMIMRRMGAVTPPPVVASPAVPALPEGPVVPALPSLPDAGAPTVLPGSPERIRIGAGL; encoded by the coding sequence GTGGGCTTCGCCTACGCGGCCTACCTGTACCTGACGCTGCCCGACGTGCGTCCGCTGCGCGCGCAAAACCCGACCGACACCGCTTTCATGCGCGTGCGCGAGTCGGCGGCGCACGCCCAGGGAAAGCCTGTTGCCAAGGACCAGCGGTGGGTGACGTATGCGCGCATCTCTCCGCAGCTCAAACGTGCGGTGATCGCCACCGAAGACAGCGCCTACTGGCAGCACGACGGCGTCGACTACGATCAGCTCCGCGACGCGGTCGAGACCGACTGGGAGCACGGCGAATTCGCGCGCGGCGCCAGCACGATCACGCAACAGCTCGCCAAGAACCTGTACCTGACGCCTGACAAGAACCCGCTCCGCAAGCTGAAGGAGCTGCTCATCACGCGCCGCCTGGAAGTCGAGCTGTCGAAGCAGCGCATTCTCGAGATCTATCTCAACGTGATCGAATGGGGAGACGGCGTGTGGGGGGCGGAAGCCGCGGCACGCCGCTACTTCCACACTTCTGCCGCGGAGCTGACCGCACCGGAGGCGGCGCTGCTGGCCGGCGCCATCGCCAATCCGCATCTGATGGACCCCGGGCATCCCTCCGCCAGGCTGCGGCGGCGCCAGCAGATGATCATGCGGCGCATGGGCGCGGTGACGCCGCCCCCCGTTGTCGCCAGCCCGGCCGTTCCGGCGCTTCCCGAGGGGCCGGTCGTGCCGGCACTCCCGAGTCTGCCGGATGCCGGCGCCCCGACGGTGCTGCCAGGCTCACCCGAAAGGATTAGAATCGGAGCTGGACTGTAA
- a CDS encoding dihydrodipicolinate synthase family protein, with amino-acid sequence MNLRSLFVPMPTPFRGGEVDAAAIGGNVRHWMASGLGGIVALGTNGEAALLDEDEGVRVVEAARREIPADRVLVAGAGHESTRATITAAKRLAAAGADAVLVKTPYTYRAHVSAAGLIAHYRAVADASRVPVLLYNFPASTGVNLSPDTVAALAAHPNIAGMKETSTDGAQFADLSAAVPADFTVLCGAAPGVYAALCAGATGAIVAIAAIMPALCLELLARVRSHEYDKALAIQHQITPLARAVTTTHGIPGLKAALDIAGLRGGEPRPPLMPLADEARERIRTLFHAATTLHHV; translated from the coding sequence GTGAATCTGCGCTCCCTGTTCGTGCCGATGCCGACGCCGTTTCGCGGCGGCGAGGTGGACGCCGCGGCGATCGGCGGCAACGTCCGGCACTGGATGGCGTCGGGCCTCGGCGGGATCGTCGCGCTCGGGACCAACGGCGAGGCGGCGCTGCTCGACGAGGACGAAGGCGTGCGCGTCGTCGAGGCGGCGCGCCGGGAGATCCCCGCCGATCGCGTCCTCGTCGCCGGCGCCGGCCACGAATCGACCCGCGCCACGATCACGGCCGCGAAGCGGCTGGCGGCGGCGGGCGCCGATGCCGTGCTCGTCAAGACGCCGTACACCTATCGTGCCCATGTCTCCGCCGCCGGACTCATCGCGCACTACCGCGCGGTAGCCGACGCGAGCAGGGTGCCGGTGCTGCTCTACAACTTTCCCGCGTCGACGGGCGTCAACCTCTCGCCCGACACGGTCGCTGCTCTGGCCGCGCATCCCAACATCGCCGGGATGAAGGAGACCAGCACCGACGGCGCGCAGTTCGCCGACCTGTCCGCGGCCGTGCCCGCCGATTTCACCGTCCTCTGCGGCGCGGCGCCGGGCGTCTACGCGGCGCTCTGCGCCGGGGCGACTGGGGCGATCGTCGCGATTGCGGCGATCATGCCGGCGCTCTGCCTCGAGCTGCTGGCGCGGGTGCGCAGCCACGAATACGACAAGGCGCTGGCGATCCAGCACCAGATCACACCGCTCGCGCGGGCCGTCACGACCACCCACGGCATCCCCGGCCTGAAGGCCGCGCTCGACATCGCCGGCCTGCGCGGCGGCGAGCCGCGGCCGCCGCTGATGCCGCTCGCCGATGAGGCGAGAGAAAGGATCCGGACGCTCTTCCATGCCGCCACCACACTCCACCATGTCTGA
- a CDS encoding ABC transporter substrate-binding protein translates to MGRQLRHVIAVSAVGLLAACGGKGSVPPAGASAPSRGGVLTASLRSEPPTFNRLGPDAQHAAVDAVTRLTQAPLVRINRLTDQPEPWLAESWIVSDDGRTMTLTLRDGVTFSDGQPFTSEDVVFTFHALYDPRSASALASGVQVNRAPLSVTARDRRTVVVTMAAPFAPGVAMLDNVPIYPKHLLQAAVEAGTFAKAWGVATPPAAIAGLGPFTLEAYSPGQRLTFVRNPHYWRRDAAGVQLPYLDRVILDIVKTQDAEMLRLQAGSIDLMTQADVRAEDIAALRRLRDQGSVQLVEPGVSADPNMLWFNLTPGAIAANQKTRPYLARTEFRQAVSYAVDRQAIANTLYLGAAEPVYGPITPGNRTWYSPAAPAYPADPGRARTLLAGLGLTDRDGDGMLEDAAGRPVRFSILSQAGHVRGQVATMIQGQLKKVGITADVVELDPPSIFDRYGRGDYDSIYFGFQTSALDPAMNLDFWLSSGSNHLWNAEQKTPATPWESQIDALMQRVASPAPLAERQRLFAEVQRIFGESLPAIAFVAPKVTVAMSRRVGGAEPAILDPKILWNPDVLFVRP, encoded by the coding sequence GTGGGCCGACAACTTCGTCACGTCATTGCGGTTTCTGCCGTTGGGCTGCTCGCGGCCTGCGGCGGGAAGGGCAGCGTGCCACCGGCCGGCGCCTCCGCCCCCTCACGCGGCGGCGTCCTGACCGCCTCGCTCCGCTCCGAGCCGCCGACGTTCAACCGGCTCGGGCCCGACGCCCAGCACGCCGCCGTCGACGCCGTGACCCGACTGACACAGGCCCCCCTCGTCCGGATCAACCGCCTCACCGATCAGCCCGAACCCTGGCTCGCCGAATCCTGGATCGTGTCGGATGACGGTCGGACCATGACCTTGACGCTCCGCGACGGCGTCACCTTCTCCGACGGCCAGCCGTTCACCTCGGAAGACGTCGTCTTCACGTTCCACGCGCTCTACGACCCGCGCTCGGCGAGCGCCCTCGCCAGCGGCGTCCAGGTGAATCGCGCGCCGCTCAGCGTCACGGCCCGGGACCGGCGGACCGTGGTGGTGACGATGGCGGCGCCGTTTGCGCCTGGCGTGGCGATGCTCGACAACGTGCCGATCTATCCGAAGCACCTGCTGCAGGCGGCGGTCGAGGCCGGCACCTTCGCCAAGGCGTGGGGCGTCGCGACCCCGCCGGCGGCGATCGCCGGTCTCGGGCCGTTCACGCTGGAGGCCTACTCGCCCGGACAGCGGCTCACCTTCGTGCGCAATCCGCACTACTGGCGCCGCGACGCCGCCGGCGTGCAGCTGCCGTATCTCGATCGCGTCATCCTCGACATCGTCAAGACGCAGGACGCCGAGATGCTGCGGCTGCAGGCGGGATCGATCGACCTGATGACGCAGGCGGATGTTCGCGCCGAGGACATCGCCGCGCTGCGGCGGCTGCGCGACCAGGGGAGCGTGCAGCTCGTCGAGCCGGGCGTGAGCGCCGATCCGAACATGCTCTGGTTCAACCTGACGCCCGGCGCGATCGCCGCCAACCAGAAGACGCGCCCCTACCTGGCGCGGACCGAGTTCCGCCAGGCGGTGTCGTACGCGGTGGATCGGCAGGCGATCGCGAACACGCTCTATCTCGGCGCGGCGGAGCCGGTCTACGGCCCGATCACGCCCGGGAACCGCACCTGGTACTCGCCGGCCGCGCCGGCCTATCCCGCCGATCCGGGGCGCGCGCGGACGCTGCTCGCCGGCCTCGGCCTGACCGACCGGGACGGCGACGGCATGCTCGAGGACGCGGCGGGGCGGCCCGTGCGCTTCTCGATCCTGTCGCAGGCCGGCCACGTGCGCGGGCAGGTGGCGACGATGATCCAGGGGCAGCTGAAGAAGGTCGGGATCACCGCCGACGTCGTGGAGCTCGATCCGCCGTCGATCTTCGACCGCTACGGCCGCGGCGACTACGACAGCATCTACTTCGGGTTCCAGACGAGCGCGCTCGATCCGGCGATGAACCTCGATTTCTGGCTGAGCTCCGGCAGCAACCACCTGTGGAACGCCGAGCAGAAGACGCCGGCGACGCCCTGGGAATCGCAGATCGACGCGCTGATGCAGCGCGTGGCGTCGCCGGCGCCGCTCGCCGAGCGGCAGCGGCTGTTCGCCGAGGTGCAGCGGATCTTCGGCGAGAGCCTGCCGGCGATCGCGTTCGTGGCGCCGAAGGTCACGGTGGCGATGAGCCGCCGGGTCGGCGGCGCCGAGCCGGCGATTCTCGATCCGAAGATTCTCTGGAATCCCGACGTCCTGTTCGTGCGTCCCTAG
- a CDS encoding S8 family peptidase gives MIDSRKFVAGAITAFCIFALAGTADAGNQGRARRSPDPKSVLTGQDTPDYGRRKSGDHPKLDRKLNDRASQGGSNRSRAIVVLAPGCSVDDLVTKLGGKNGPRFGVVSAQLVELPNAQLRKLADNPCVASIHHDRPTGGVLNYAAIVEGARAVQTQLGYDGAGIGVAVIDSGVATWHDDLTYQGHNSLVKVVGGQRVVKFVDFVNGRTTPYDDNGHGTHVTGIIAGNGYDTLGARAGIAPAANIVSLKVLDANANGTISGAIAALDWVLANRTTYNIRVVNLSVGAMVTESYMTDPLTLAAKRLVDAGIVVVTAAGNLGKNPVSGKAQYGAITSPGNAPWVLTVGAYSHMGTLTRTDDQYADFSSRGPTARDFLAKPDVLATGVGIASLSAPGSTLFLSKAAYLLGGLLSTANKPYLSLTGTSMAAPIVTGSVALMLQANPKLTPNLVKAIIEYTSQDYHYDTLTQGAGFLNTKGAVDLARYLTAPRSGTRYPYNSDWSKTIVWGNRKLRRGVIKPEGSAWAASTVWGSSTTSEADNIVWGTACSTRECDNIVWGTAQMDADNIVWGTFSREGDNIVWGTASGEADNIVWGTSSGTAANVVWGTTCGASDCSNIVWGTSMREIDNIVWGTAMEADNIVWGTSTGEVDNIVWGTASEADNVTWGCSGEDAPPFDDPNTPTVFDGVLDIDGAFGTQGGDVPVSTTTLTDPLVATTATITSTTSSLLGGGL, from the coding sequence GTGATTGATTCACGCAAGTTCGTCGCAGGCGCGATTACCGCGTTCTGCATTTTCGCCCTGGCGGGAACAGCCGACGCCGGGAACCAGGGACGCGCGCGGCGCTCCCCGGATCCCAAGTCGGTGCTCACCGGCCAGGACACCCCCGATTACGGCCGACGCAAGTCCGGGGACCATCCCAAGCTCGATCGCAAGCTGAATGATCGGGCCTCGCAGGGCGGGTCCAATCGCAGCCGGGCGATCGTCGTGCTGGCCCCGGGCTGCTCGGTCGATGACCTCGTCACCAAGCTTGGCGGCAAGAACGGGCCGCGCTTCGGCGTGGTCAGCGCACAGCTGGTCGAGCTGCCGAACGCGCAGCTCCGCAAGCTTGCCGACAACCCGTGCGTGGCCTCGATCCACCACGATCGCCCGACCGGCGGCGTGCTCAACTACGCCGCGATCGTCGAAGGCGCGCGCGCCGTGCAGACGCAGCTCGGTTACGACGGCGCCGGCATCGGCGTCGCGGTGATCGATTCGGGCGTCGCCACCTGGCACGACGACCTGACCTACCAGGGGCACAATTCCCTGGTCAAGGTGGTCGGCGGCCAGCGCGTGGTCAAGTTCGTCGATTTCGTGAACGGGCGCACCACCCCCTACGACGACAACGGCCACGGCACGCACGTGACCGGCATCATCGCCGGCAACGGCTACGACACGCTCGGCGCACGCGCCGGCATCGCGCCCGCGGCCAACATCGTCAGTCTGAAGGTGCTCGACGCGAACGCGAACGGCACGATCAGCGGGGCGATCGCGGCGCTCGACTGGGTGCTGGCGAACCGCACCACCTACAACATCCGCGTCGTGAACCTCTCGGTCGGCGCGATGGTGACCGAGTCGTACATGACGGATCCGCTGACGCTGGCGGCCAAGCGCCTCGTCGACGCGGGCATCGTCGTGGTGACGGCGGCCGGCAACCTCGGGAAGAACCCGGTGAGCGGCAAGGCGCAGTACGGCGCCATCACGTCGCCGGGCAACGCGCCCTGGGTGCTGACGGTCGGCGCCTACAGCCACATGGGCACGCTGACCCGTACCGACGACCAGTACGCCGACTTCAGCTCGCGCGGCCCGACGGCCCGCGATTTCCTGGCCAAGCCCGACGTGCTCGCGACCGGCGTGGGCATCGCGTCGCTCTCGGCTCCGGGCAGCACGCTCTTCCTCAGCAAGGCCGCCTATCTGCTGGGCGGGCTGCTGTCGACGGCGAACAAGCCCTACCTGAGCCTGACCGGCACCAGCATGGCGGCGCCGATCGTCACCGGCTCGGTCGCGCTGATGCTGCAGGCGAACCCGAAGCTGACGCCGAACCTGGTCAAGGCGATCATCGAGTACACGTCGCAGGACTACCACTACGACACGCTGACGCAGGGCGCCGGCTTCCTCAACACCAAGGGGGCGGTCGACCTGGCCCGTTACCTGACGGCGCCGAGGAGCGGCACCCGCTACCCGTACAACTCGGACTGGTCGAAGACCATCGTCTGGGGCAACCGCAAGCTGCGCCGTGGGGTGATCAAGCCCGAGGGCAGCGCCTGGGCGGCCAGCACGGTGTGGGGTTCGAGCACGACGTCGGAAGCCGACAACATCGTGTGGGGCACCGCCTGCAGCACGCGCGAGTGCGACAACATCGTCTGGGGAACCGCCCAGATGGATGCCGACAACATCGTCTGGGGCACCTTCTCCCGTGAAGGCGACAACATCGTCTGGGGCACGGCGAGCGGCGAGGCCGACAACATCGTGTGGGGCACGTCGAGCGGCACCGCGGCCAACGTGGTGTGGGGCACGACCTGCGGCGCCTCCGACTGCTCGAACATCGTCTGGGGCACCAGCATGCGCGAGATCGACAACATCGTCTGGGGCACGGCGATGGAAGCCGACAACATCGTGTGGGGCACCTCCACCGGCGAAGTCGACAACATCGTGTGGGGCACCGCGAGCGAGGCCGACAACGTGACCTGGGGCTGCTCGGGCGAGGACGCGCCGCCGTTCGACGATCCGAATACGCCGACCGTGTTCGACGGCGTGCTGGATATCGACGGCGCCTTCGGGACGCAGGGTGGGGACGTGCCGGTCAGCACGACGACCTTGACCGACCCGCTGGTGGCCACGACGGCGACGATCACCTCAACCACCAGCTCGTTGCTCGGAGGAGGCCTCTAA